A DNA window from Pedomonas mirosovicensis contains the following coding sequences:
- a CDS encoding vgr related protein gives MQRIGQAFATLLRRGRVEPPLPRPPRERQLTLGEKALAAAVFGQALDTRRVTVRGRKWWLFQPRRTVMAPNGHIYFHPRCPFYRHDFGIAPLSLQALFIHELTHVWQYQSGRNLILSRGPFARYRYLPLTPGKPFAKYGIEQQAEIVRHGFVLSRGGTVDGAPPLAVYRALIRFGPLKEGLPSRPSV, from the coding sequence ATGCAGAGGATAGGGCAGGCCTTCGCCACCCTTCTGAGGCGTGGGCGCGTTGAGCCGCCGCTGCCAAGGCCGCCCCGCGAACGACAGCTAACGCTTGGGGAGAAGGCGCTGGCGGCTGCCGTCTTCGGCCAGGCGCTGGATACGCGGCGCGTCACCGTGCGCGGGCGCAAATGGTGGCTCTTCCAGCCGCGCCGCACCGTCATGGCCCCCAACGGCCACATCTACTTCCACCCCCGCTGCCCCTTCTACCGGCACGACTTCGGCATCGCCCCGCTCAGCCTGCAGGCCCTGTTCATCCACGAACTCACCCACGTGTGGCAGTACCAGTCGGGCCGCAACCTCATCCTCTCGCGCGGCCCCTTCGCCCGCTACCGCTACCTGCCGCTGACCCCCGGCAAGCCCTTTGCGAAATACGGCATCGAACAGCAGGCCGAGATCGTGCGCCACGGCTTCGTCCTCTCCCGCGGCGGCACGGTGGACGGCGCACCGCCGCTGGCGGTGTACCGCGCGCTCATCCGCTTCGGGCCCCTCAAAGAA